Sequence from the Rutidosis leptorrhynchoides isolate AG116_Rl617_1_P2 chromosome 3, CSIRO_AGI_Rlap_v1, whole genome shotgun sequence genome:
aaaaaactctcaaactcacacacactatctaggttgtgattacacttctctgagtgattttgggatgatttacaattgaggtttgcacctctatttatagctaAGATCTTATAGTGGTAGataggtgtgaacgaggaaggtgacGTGTGAACGTGGAAGGTTGGCGGCCGTTATCgttatcaactttgctacttccatatgacttgtcaaggttgcctactttgaatatctagaaacaAAATCTTGATTACGGCATCTAGAAGGTGAAGTTGGTGTATGGCTGGAAACCATCATCAAGTCGTAGCCTAAAAAGCCAAATTTTTTGGATAGTTTGTGTTACCAAAGAGTCAATGGCTTGgcggtatcgaggtcacccttacaaccttgaggttgagggttcgagtcctgcttaggacaattcgtggtgtatatattcgagttagatttaagtgggtgtgtgagtttgcctttcaaaaaaaaaaaaagtttgtgtTATAAGTTTAGTTTGCTCAAATTAAGTTGCTTTATGTCACAATAATTAAGTTGCTTTAAAATTGTGTTGTTGACATTAGTACATAGTTAACACATTTTGACTTTTTTTTTGGTATGGAAGATGAATTATCTAGTAATTCTGATTGATCTTTTTTCACGAAACAGGTTAACTTAGATATTTCAATTCTCACATGAACGATGTCATCAACGAAAGAAACTGTTGGTCACATAATATCTTCATCTTCAGGGATGTCTGCGAATCTTCACTACTCATGCGTTTCAACTGACGAAACAAGTTCAAAAAAGGACTCTTTTATTTCTCAATCTTCGGGTGTTCTTCGTGCTACAGCTTTTCGCGAGTAtatgaaagaaaataataatactagttcatGGAGTAACGATTCACTGTCTGATTTTCTTGATTACGCTGAAAACACTCGTATTGAGTCTAGTGATTTACAAAACAATGATAGTGTTGGTTGTATTATGCCACCACCTGAGGATATTGGAAAGCCAAATGATTGGCAAGATTGGGCTGATCAGCTGATTACTGAAGATGATGGCGTTACACCTAATTGGAATGAGATTTTAGTTGATTCAGAGCCCAAGGTATAACTGCGTTTACACTTGTTTATTTATTTTGATATAAATCGAAAGGCTAAATGTCTGAGATACATTAAAATTTTGGATTTTTATAACGTCAGCACTTGGGCCTGTCGTTAACGTGCATAAAAGTATTGTATAATTCAGTAACCGCTACTGTAAAGTCAATATGTAACTACTATGTACAACCAGTGACGGAAGCAGGAATTTTTTTCAGCGGGGCGGAAATTTTTTTATAAGCGTAGCAACTTTTTTTaggcaaaatatggaggcttttgagcaaaatacggaggcttttgggcaaaatatggaggttttggggcaaaatatggagacttttggattaaaaaaaaaaaaaaatccatcgggggcaaaataaaaaaatccaaaatttttgcactaaatattacaaattcacTGGGGCGGGTGCCACCCCCTGCCCCTACATATTTTCGCCCCTGTGTACAACCCTTTTATGCAAGTTAACGACAACCTTTGGGTTGTCATTTGAAAAAACCTAAGCTTTGTTGCATGTTTCGAACTATGATACTGTAGGTATTTGATTACTTTTAAACTTGTGAAGTTACACGGTTTTGATGACGTGGCAACATATATTGCTGCATGTCAGCAAAAGTCGATGTCAAAGTTTCCGGATAGATACAGTAGCAATAAGTGAACATGATACATACAGTAGAAACTTTTGAAGTATGATACATATTACATAAAATATCAGTCAAAGAGAATTTAGGCCAGTTTGTGATATTTTTTTATGGCGACTGCAGACATTTTCTATTACTTCAAAAGATCTTAAAATCTTGATCATTTTAGTTTTCTGTTCTGTAGATTATGTCAATATGTCAACTGTTTATTGTAGATGGAATTTCACACTGGGCGATCATCGAAAACCTCACTATCAGTGCAAGTAAAAGAACTTGTTCCTGCATCACCTGGAGAGGCTTGCACACCATCGTCATGTGGGAGTGGTTCCCAAAGTAAGCCGCGAATGCGTTGGACGCCAGAACTTCATGAAGCGTTCGTGGAAGCTGTCAACAAACTTGGTGGAAgtgaaagtatttttttttttattattattactcgaactttttttaatttttatttctcGTTACTAATTCCTGTATATTTAACTAACTTGTTTTGATTACAGGAGCTACTCCTAAGGGAGTATTGAAGCTAATGAAAGTTGATGGCCTAACGATCTATCATGTCAAAAGTCATTTGCAGGTGCATTTTTGGTATTTTGAGGAATTAAGCTACTTACCTGAAAACTGTGTGCTTCGTGTTATGCTTAAAATTTTGGTTTGTTTGCAGAAATATCGGACGGCTAGATACAAACCTGAACCTTCGACAGAAGGTAAATAAGATACTTTCTTCTTTATGTTCTTTTAAGTATATTGTCCATGCATATGGTATTGTTCGGCCTTTGGTTGTTGATTTATGTGTCGTTTAgttattatttagtaatattataaaGAACAGAGACAGATAGTAGCCACATATTGCTTGCGAAATTTGATACATTGAAATTGGTGTTCTTTATATCTGATTTTATACATTGTAAAGAGTAACAACCTGATTTGATTAATCGAAAAAGATAGATTTAGTCTAAACATTCAATCAAGTAAATGATATTCTGTGTTTCTTTTTAACTTTTGTTGCTTTTCTCCTTTCACACTTACTAATTGGGAAACATGGAAAGATGCATGTGTCCTGGCCTTTTAGTTAGAGGTGGCAATTTTAACCCATTTACTAAATCTATCTTTTCTTACTTCCTGTGAACAAAGCGATTTTTTCCGATTGCAAACAGCCTTATAGTCACAAAACAAACACAACTAAAAACCTTTAAAAAGAGTTTATCTTGATGACCAGTTGAAGCAGCCAAAGATGAATGGGTAAAACTTAATAACTTAGATAAAGTTGAAATAAGTCAAATGGGTGAAAATTTGTATAAATTGTATTTTCACTTATAACCTTTTTAAGTGCTTATTATCTCTAGAGTGCAGGCCATAATATGAAAGAAATAGTTACTAATGATATGTAGTGGTTTGATTGATCCTTTCAGGACCTTCAGATAAAAAGCCTAATCCGTTGCAAGATTCATTAACGTTGGATCTCAAAACGTAAGTTAGCTCTTTGCTTCACCTTTTAGCATGCCTAAAACTATTTTTTAGGTTAATTATTATTGAAATTTTATATTCTCATTATTCTTGTCTTCATAACAGGAGTTCAGAGATCACTGAAGCACTAAGATTACAGGTGGAAGTACAAAAAAAATTACACGAACAACTTGAGGTATGATTATTTATTGCAGTATTTTATAAGTTTTGTCAAATATGGAGTATAAGAAGTGTTTGCAGGTACCCATACCAAAAAGTTTACCGATTTTGACACACAACCCAACGTATCCGGCTCGCCCATTTTGCcacttaaataaaaaaatatacaagCGCAAAAAATAACGATATCTGTAATATCTTTTGCAGATTCAAAAAAACCTACAGTTGAGAATAGAAGAACAAGGCAAATACCTCCAGATGATTTTCGAGAAACAATGCAAGTTTGGAATCGACCATATCCGAGCCTCGTCGTCCACCCAAGAGAAATCAGACGCTGATGTCACCAATGAGATTTCAAGCTCTCCACCGAAAACCAAAACAGAACCCGATGGATCATCACCATCTGCCGAAGTTTTAGAAGTTGACCCCTCAGAATCACAGTGTTCAAAGCGTGCTAAATTAAACGAGTGATCAACTGAAGCATCTTAAGTAAGAAATGTAACAATGCCGTAAATATATGCAGCATCATCTTGCATCACTTGCTTTTTTAGATATAAAAAGCTTGTTAGTTAAGAACGCTAAGTTAGCGATTGTTATGATGCAGTTTTGTTGTATTCTAGAACGAAAGTAGCTAGGTAGAAGTATTAAGTTTCCTTATTTGCCAAAGCGGCACCTCGACTTTGATTGATTCAAGTGTGAATATGTACCAGATTTGTGTTCTTCGAAGAAATGAGGAAATCTGTTGGTCGGGTAACGGGTCAATATATGTTTGTTCAGATGGTTAGACATCTAGGATTTGGGTAATACATTACGGTGTTTATTGTTGTCCATGACTGAACATTTGTTATGGAGCCACTCTAATATCATGTAATTGGTTGCTTTGTATTTAGTTCTAGTCAGGGAACACGGCTATACAAAGCCGAGTGGGGTCAGCTGACCCCGCTAAGATCACTACTTTAGTCAGTGTTGTAAACGACGTCCGTTCGTAACGTTTTTGTGACTAGCCCGCCTCGACCCCGTCCCATCTTCTAATGATTCGGTCAACGGTAAAAAGTCGGGTCAAATGCAGAAAAGGTTGGGTCAACGCCCGTCAATAGTCAAAAATTCGGTTAAAATCAGTCAAATCAATCAAAAGTGACGTAGTTTAGTATTgctttattgt
This genomic interval carries:
- the LOC139902540 gene encoding protein PHOSPHATE STARVATION RESPONSE 1-like codes for the protein MSSTKETVGHIISSSSGMSANLHYSCVSTDETSSKKDSFISQSSGVLRATAFREYMKENNNTSSWSNDSLSDFLDYAENTRIESSDLQNNDSVGCIMPPPEDIGKPNDWQDWADQLITEDDGVTPNWNEILVDSEPKMEFHTGRSSKTSLSVQVKELVPASPGEACTPSSCGSGSQSKPRMRWTPELHEAFVEAVNKLGGSERATPKGVLKLMKVDGLTIYHVKSHLQKYRTARYKPEPSTEGPSDKKPNPLQDSLTLDLKTSSEITEALRLQVEVQKKLHEQLEIQKNLQLRIEEQGKYLQMIFEKQCKFGIDHIRASSSTQEKSDADVTNEISSSPPKTKTEPDGSSPSAEVLEVDPSESQCSKRAKLNE